In one window of Methanomassiliicoccales archaeon DNA:
- the rpl18a gene encoding 50S ribosomal protein L18Ae, translating to MKAFQAIGSYNACRGSYRKIIQNFNIQVAAVDEKAAMERVLSDLGSKHRIKRANVTFKEIKAMATEDVTDQVVKHQLGEN from the coding sequence ATGAAGGCTTTTCAGGCAATAGGCTCCTATAACGCATGCAGAGGGAGCTACCGCAAGATCATTCAGAACTTCAATATCCAAGTGGCCGCCGTTGACGAGAAGGCGGCCATGGAGAGGGTGTTGTCCGACCTGGGCAGTAAGCACCGCATAAAGCGGGCAAACGTCACCTTCAAAGAGATCAAGGCAATGGCCACCGAGGACGTTACCGACCAGGTGGTAAAGCATCAGCTCGGTGAGAATTGA
- the pfdA gene encoding prefoldin subunit alpha, with the protein MNEQEMRQGMATLEAYKSQSEAMNEQGQLLQMSLEDYSRARDTLDAISKGKEGDEVLMPVGGSSYVYATIARNDSVLVGIGTGISMNKPISEAIATVGARIEELMDALKKVGESRTVIEAKMQQLSQILQQEYQKMQQGLK; encoded by the coding sequence ATGAACGAACAAGAGATGCGTCAGGGCATGGCCACCTTGGAGGCTTACAAGTCTCAGTCGGAGGCCATGAACGAACAGGGGCAGCTATTACAGATGTCCTTGGAGGACTACTCCCGAGCTCGCGACACTCTAGATGCCATCTCCAAGGGCAAGGAGGGGGACGAGGTCCTGATGCCGGTGGGCGGCAGCTCCTACGTCTACGCCACCATCGCCCGCAACGACAGCGTCTTGGTAGGTATAGGTACTGGCATATCCATGAACAAGCCCATCTCCGAAGCGATCGCCACCGTCGGCGCCCGCATCGAAGAACTGATGGACGCCCTGAAAAAGGTCGGAGAGAGTCGCACGGTCATCGAGGCCAAGATGCAGCAGCTCTCCCAGATCCTACAGCAAGAATACCAGAAGATGCAGCAAGGCCTGAAGTGA